In one window of Littorina saxatilis isolate snail1 linkage group LG11, US_GU_Lsax_2.0, whole genome shotgun sequence DNA:
- the LOC138980078 gene encoding E3 ubiquitin-protein ligase TRIM71-like, translating into MASASVPVDLEEMECSVCHEFFTDPKLLPCGHCLCRHCLLSWLDSQSQAAALCPLCRCAIVECAQQPPKSFEDIAENFPTDLAMASLVDAHRLLLKDHQCCVCDDVAATSLCLQCGDMLCAQCTQAHKKLTMSKHHSVEALSSLMAETIASNRRGSCTVHAGKETELFCPKHGESICQLCAMSRHRSCPEVTGLDEKMVEARTVLAELVTTLTAGEKNLDCRIRQLDEHIKQTEEQAQVAISEIEAVCARLHKSIKECEDNLTYLVDSSRSYITEVASNKKTYLSQRKGQLTTHKRVVERVQDARSPDTVTNMTPKLKKRVVNLDPGLALMTGANLKFCSRLTFMIDPKAVIIIEDGLSKLGQITDVPVDVTVENQEIEFRFHDNHGGNIVLSRNQQTAKRASGIKEGIVLSSDPMVTNMLYEVRIVDIDDSKRTDYTMFGVLLGSPADVTLPETSEDCHSALVVSSNCVYIQANLELTKKFGALNDVREGSRVGVALDAQRNLHVFMDGKDLGTVPMTTPGSHSGKYYALFDLGFRTPQVRALPCRQMI; encoded by the exons ATGGCCTCCGCTTCAGTTCCGGTAGATCTTGAAGAGATGGAGTGTAGCGTCTGCCATGAGTTCTTCACTGACCCAAAGCTGCTGCCTTGTGGTCACTGCCTGTGTCGACACTGTCTGCTGTCCTGGCTGGACTCGCAAAGCCAAGCCGCGGCACTGTGTCCACTCTGCCGTTGCGCAATCGTGGAATGCGCGCAGCAACCACCGAAAAGCTTTGAAGATATCGCCGAAAACTTCCCCACAGACTTAGCAATGGCATCGCTCGTGGACGCCCATAGGCTTTTGCTCAAGGATCAccagtgctgtgtgtgtgacgaTGTAGCGGCTACGTCTCTTTGCCTCCAATGCGGGGACATGCTGTGCGCTCAATGTACGCAGGCTCACAAGAAACTGACCATGTCTAAACATCACAGCGTTGAAGCCCTCTCCTCTCTGATGGCGGAGACGATAGCGTCAAATCGCCGGGGCTCCTGCACCGTACACGCTGGGAAAGAAACGGAGCTGTTCTGCCCCAAACACGGCGAGAGCATCTGCCAACTGTGCGCTATGTCTAGGCACCGAAGCTGCCCGGAAGTGACGGGTCTGGACGAGAAGATGGTTGAAGCGCGCACGGTGCTTGCAGAGCTTGTAACCACTTTGACTGCAGGAGAAAAAAACCTGGATTGCAGAATCCGACAGCTGGACGAGCACATCAAACAGACGGAAGAACAGGCTCAAGTTGCCATCTCTGAGATAGAAGCCGTGTGTGCTCGCCTGCATAAATCCATCAAGGAGTGTGAGGACAATCTGACTTATCTTGTGGACAGCTCGCGCAGTTACATCACAGAGGTTGCGAGTAACAAGAAGACCTATTTGTCACAGCGGAAAGGCCAGCTGACGACACACAAACGAGTAGTAGAACGTGTGCAGGACGCGAGAAGTCCAGACACGGTCACCAACATGACGCCCAAACTGAAGAAACGCGTTGTCAACCTTGACCCTGGCCTGGCCTTGATGACCGGTGCCAACTTGAAGTTTTGTTCAAGGCTAACGTTCATGATTGACCCCAAGGCCGTGATCATCATAGAGGATGGACTGTCAAAACTGGGTCAGATCACAGATGTTCCGGTTGATGTGACGGTTGAAAATCAG GAGATCGAGTTCCGTTTCCACGACAACCACGGTGGCAATATCGTCCTGAGCAGGAACCAACAGACGGCAAAGAGGGCGAGCGGCATAAAAGAAGGAATAGTGCTGTCAAGTGACCCCATGGTGACCAACATGTTGTATGag GTGAGGATAGTAGATATAGACGACAGCAAACGCACGGACTACACCATGTTTGGAGTGTTGCTTGGATCCCCTGCTGACGTCACTCTGCCTGAAACTTCCGAGGACTGCCATTCTGCTCTTGTTGTGTCTTCTAATTGTGTCTACATTCAAGCTAATCTT GAACTGACTAAGAAATTTGGAGCTTTGAATGACGTCAGAGAGGGCAGTCGGGTGGGGGTTGCACTGGACGCCCAGAGAAATCTACACGTTTTTATGGACGGTAAAGACCTGGGTACGGTGCCGATGACAACTCCCGGGTCCCACTCGGGGAAGTATTACGCGCTATTTGATCTCGGGTTCAGGACGCCACAG GTTCGGGCATTGCCATGCAGACAGATGATTTGA
- the LOC138980082 gene encoding dentin sialophosphoprotein-like yields MAETTKNSAEHKDPTTSSDLGSSCENDVNLSVASDVKGKLRSDDGISFDGSVSLTLDSLEEEGDITDQEEQCSADLTQEELMNNNASNCSESDDSFYLHAKRESTKTETYRDKIKVSDLAVHSGQKNSTKGQGGKHKSTSPQSSTKDNGSEAESAISENEQRSDCVISETEHPPLSVQTKDTKSAYSETGDACPSAVGGKSVPHGENSIVLENRDSKSPSTIDEESNTGVVSAADDKTPSSSSLSLRKSRSLTEESSTDPSPKHSRPSAIPRRRSSDQSATSTPLSSSMRTPPRGTPRHSPAGLRRSLTLNSADLVRTPAGLNSADSSPGGTSPASFPCSPVKLRGRGILRRSTSQCENISVCSDSGCFTGIPANRSKETLTSRLRFEKHHHDHDQSHLDVSDTYLTPSQRKDLVLRDLKQRVKDLTKELEDRQREVEQLRARIEDKREQANGKLQGELEEARALAETARKEVTSLKESHEESVKTVATLQQQLEDVKRDKAERLAQAEEIFLEMYKKGRESAIFEREEEIELQNKGRRSSDATETDLRNKLVRTQAELAKWQTIQRHESYHTSPMPGTEAETTLRFLKDSVFHFLTADKKTEDEHLRAIVRILRFSEVQREKIAKAIIHKRNKSGW; encoded by the exons ATGGCAGAAACCACGAAAAACAGCGCGGAACATAAAGATCCAACGACGTCATCTGACCTCGGTTCAAGCTGTGAAAATGACGTCAATCTGTCTGTAGCAAGTGACGTCAAAGGGAAGCTCCGATCGGATGACGGCATTTCTTTTGACGGAAGCGTCTCATTGACTTTGGATTCTCTTGAAGAGGAGGGAGACATCACTGACCAAGAAGAACAGTGTTCAGCCGATTTGACGCAAGAAGAACTGATGAATAACAACGCTTCAAACTGTTCTGAAAGCGACGATAGCTTTTATCTCCACGCTAAAAGGGAAAGTACAAAAACTGAAACGTACAGAGACAAAATCAAAGTGTCTGACTTGGCCGTGCATTCGGGACAGAAAAATTCCACGAAGGGTCAAGGTGGCAAGCATAAAAGTACAAGCCCACAGTCTTCGACAAAAGACAATGGTTCTGAAGCAGAAAGTGCCATTTCCGAGAATGAACAGAGATCAGACTGTGTCATTTCTGAGACGGAACACCCACCCCTCAGCGTACAAACAAAAGACACAAAATCGGCATATTCCGAAACAGGAGATGCCTGTCCTTCAGCGGTAGGTGGTAAGTCTGTGCCACATGGTGAAAACTCAATCGTACTTGAGAACAGAGACTCAAAGTCCCCAAGCACAATCGATGAAGAGTCCAATACAGGCGTCGTCTCAGCAGCAGATGATAAAACGCCAtcctcctcttctctctcgTTGAGAAAATCTCGCAGCCTGACAGAAGAATCCAGCACAGATCCTTCACCCAAGCACTCCAGACCTTCCGCAATTCCTCGCAGAAGGTCTTCAGACCAATCTGCTACTAGTACTCCCCTCTCTAGCTCTATGAGGACCCCTCCCCGAGGCACTCCCAGGCACTCTCCTGCAGGACTGCGAAGGAGTCTGACTCTGAATTCAGCAGATTTGGTTCGCACTCCTGCTGGTTTGAATTCAGCTGACTCGTCCCCCGGCGGCACCTCGCCGGCGTCTTTCCCTTGTAGCCCAGTGAAACTGCGGGGAAGGGGGATCCTGAGAAGAAGCACCAGTCAGTGTGAGAACATTTCTGTGTGTTCGGACTCTGGATGCTTCACTGGCATCCCTGCCAACAGATCCAA GGAAACCCTGACGAGCCGACTGCGGTTCGAGAAGCACCACCACGACCACGACCAGAGCCACCTGGACGTGTCAGACACGTACTTGACACCTTCCCAGCGCAAGGACCTGGTGCTGAGAGACCTGAAGCAGCGCGTCAAGGACCTCACAAAGGAGCTGGAAGACAGGCAGCGGGAGGTGGAGCAGCTGAGGGCAAGGATCGAGGATAAGAGGGAACAG GCCAATGGCAAGCTACAGGGAGAGCTGGAAGAGGCGCGCGCATTGGCGGAAACGGCGCGAAAGGAAGTGACGTCACTCAAGGAATCTCACGAGGAGTCAGTCAAGACCGTGGCCACCCTACAGCAGCAACTGGAGGACGTCAAG AGAGACAAAGCGGAAAGGCTGGCCCAAGCGGAAGAAATCTTTCTGGAGATGTACAAGAAAGGAAGAGAGTCCGCCATCTTCGAAAGGGAAGAAGAG ATTGAACTGCAGAACAAAGGCAGAAGAAGCTCAGACGCGACGGAAACGGATTTACGTAACAAGCTGGTGCGCACGCAGGCGGAACTGGCCAAATGGCAGACGATACAACGTCACGAGAGCTACCACACTTCCCCAATGCCAGGCACGGAGGCAGAAACAACGCTGCGATTCCTGAAGGACTCCGTTTTCCATTTCCTGACAGCAGATAAAAAGACGGAAGATGAGCACTTACGAGCTATCGTGAGAATTTTGAGATTCTCCGAAGTTCAGCGCGAGAAAATTGCGAAAGCCATCATCCACAAACGTAACAAATCTGGATGGTGA